TCAACGTACCTTTGGCATCTTCTTTGCGGGTATTCCTCTTGAACTGCCTCCACCAGGAAGTAAGATCTCGTTTGGAGGGAGGCGAGAACGCGACGGGTTGAGAGGGGGTGGGCGCGAAGGCCTGGAAGGGCTCCGGTTTTCCCGTCACCATGTTTAACGGTAGACGGGCGTTCTTGACGATGTAGACAGTGTAGGCGATAAGGAAGATAtagacgacgaggacgtTGTGAATGGTATAGACGATGAACGACGACGGCGATGAAGGACGGTGGTCGAGAATGAgggacgaagaggaagcgATCTGGATTAATTGGGTCAGAGGGACCGACGACCCCCGGAAGTCGATTGGACGGATGAACGAACGAATGAAGGGAGTGGAAGCTCAATGAATGAATCAGTCTCAGTGAGGCAGACAGTCACAAGTCAGACCGCCCTCGTGTGTCTTGATTGACTGACTGGACTGACTGACTGATAATACAGATGTTGATGGATTAATGGCGGCGAAACAGCCGGGGCTGGGACGTTCCCAAAATAGCAGCAATTGATATCTGACTAGCTGACTGATCCGTGCAGTGTACTATAAGTGGAGGGATAAAAGAGTATAGGTATATAAAGCAGGGTTAGAGGAGGATTGAAGGAGAACTGAAGGGAATCGAAGGGGAATTGAAGGAGAGTTGAAAGAAGAGggcagaggagaagaggagatcGATGATGCGGTTGATCCTTCATGATGACTGCCAGAAGGGGTCTCAGGAACCATGGTATGGCTGCCAATGTACTATTCTAGGTGCATTAGAGTACTGAGATGAATAACTAAGACTAAGAATAGACATACAGTAGACAAGTCTATGAGTACTCATACAATTCGAGACTCTACTCATATAGACTCTAGATTGGCCTACTCCAAGTCCCTACGGAGGAAGTACAGGTACAAGTATATACAGGGTCCAGGGACTTGACTCGACCCAACCCGGTCAATCCCGGCCGACCAAAAAGTCGAGACTCGGTCGACCGTTGGACGCTTTCACTGCCACTGTGTGACTGTAGGAGTGGGATCACGTGAATGAGGTCACCTGATACCTGGCGCCGGTCGGAGATGAAGAATCGTAGCAGTTCACTTGAACCATTATCATTGCTATCCACGATACATACAAAATGGACGGGTGTGTTGCATCAATTACTCCTTTTCTAATTGAAACCATGCTAACATGCTAACTGTCAGTCTCAACGCCTCGGAACAGCGCGAGCTTGCCTCTCGCATGGAGAGAAAGCAGCTGAAGGAATTCATGGGCGTGCGTTCCTTCTTACGACATCCAACATCTGAACAATCCAAACTGACTACACCAGATGTACTCCAAACTCGTCCAACGCTGCTTCGATGACTGCGTCAACGACTTCACCACCCGTTCGCTTGCCTCTCGTGAGGAGGGTTGCGTGCTGCGCTGTGTCGACAAGTACCTCAAGGGTTCGGCTCGCTTGAACGAGCGATTCCAGGAACAGAACGCGGCTATGATGCAGAACGCCCAGGGTGGACGGTAATCTCAGCTTGAACACCTCATCTCTTTTGTTTCGCCTACTCTCCTTGCCCTTCTTCCTTTGTGTTGGCCGCCGGTTCGCATGTTCGTCAGGATACAGTTGGCTTGGGATTGTCTGGTTAAAATTGTCCGACAGCGCGGGACTgaaagaacaaaaaataAGATAATGATGGCAAAAGTTACGCTGTCTGTGTATTATATGAGATTGAGCCCTTGATGGGCCGTCAATGGATTACGACGGATAGTATTGCTCTTTACcgtgtacggagtattctGGAGTAGCTGTGATGGAAAAACTCACGGGGTTGTGGATTGCCGCCGGAAAACATTGCCTTTTTGAACCTAGTCAACTACTTCATTACTCTACGGAGTATTTAGATGCATCTTGACAGTAGTTAGTATTGCCGATGCGATTCCGTCATTGTCCGTTGTTCCGAGTCTCGACACTGTATCTGCATCTGTATTCTACCACAATGTAGAGACAAGATATGCGGAGTCAATGCTCGGATTGTGAGGGGATCGCGTTCTTCTTTTTATCTCCAATTTGTAGTCATCAAAAATTTTCGATAGAGATAGTGAACAATAGGTGTGGATAGTGGTACTGCCCCTcacccctccccctcctccactTCCCGCACGCGCTTTTAAATCCGCGGGTCTCGCTCGTCATCCAATATTCAACATTTTCTGTATTtatcctcttctcttcctatACCCTTTCTTGTTTTCAATTTTATCATAATGGCCTCCACCGTGGGACAGGTAAGACACCCAATTGCAGCAATTGTCACGGAATCAGTTGCTAATTTATCCTTCTGTTGACAGACCATCACCTGCAAAGTAAGCTCAAGATCGCATACCTTCCAGATAAATACTCATAGTACAGGCCGCCATCGCCTGGGGCGCTGGTGAACCCCTTTCCATCGAGGACGTCGAGGTCGCTCCTCCCAAGGCCCATGAGGTCCGCATTCAGATTCACCACACCGGTGTCTGCCACACAGGTATGACCGACAACGGAGACAGGGAGAGGACACAGGAAAGACAGCACTGACAAACCAGACGCCTACACTCTCTCCGGCAAGGACCCCGAAGGTGCCTTTCCCATCGTCCTCGGTCACGAAGGTGCCGGTGTCGTCGAATCCGTCGGTGAGGGCGTCACCTCCGTCAAGCCCGGTGACTATGTCGTCGCCCTGTACACCCCCGAATGCCGTGAATGCAAGTTCTGCAAGTCCGGCAAGACCAACCTCTGCGGCAAGATCCGCGCTACCCAGGGTAAGGGTGTGATGCCTGATGGTACCTCGCGCTTCAAGGCCCGTGGCCAGGACATCCTGCACTTCATGGGTACCTCTACCTTCTCCCAGTACACTGTTGTCGCCGATATCTCGGTTGTGGCTGTTACCCCGAAGATTTCGACCGACCGCTCGTGTCTGCTGGGATGCGGTATCACCACCGGTTACGGTGCTGCCGTCGTGACTGCCGGTGTTGAGGAGGGCTCGAACATCGCCGTTTTCGGTGCTGGATGTGTCGGTCTGTCGGTCATCCAGGGTGCCGTCAAGAACAAGGCTGGCAAGATCATCGTCGTCGATGTCAACGACGGCAAGGAGGCCTGGGCTCGCAAGTTCGGTGCCACCGACTTTGTCAACCCCACCAAGCTCAACGGCAAGACCATCCAGGAACAGCTGATCGACATGACCGACGGTGGCTGTGATTACACCTTTGACTGCACTGGTAACGTGGGTGTGATGCGTGCTGCTCTCGAAGCCTGCCACAAGGGCTGGGGTGAGAGCATTATCATtggtgttgctgctgctggtcaAGAGATTTCCACGAGACGTAGGTCCCCTTTGAATGTCCTCATAAGTTCCATGCTAACGATTTTAGCCTTCCAACTCGTCACCGGCCGTGTGTGGAAGGGATGCGCATTCGGAGGTATTAAGGGACGTAGCCAGCTGCCCGGATTGGTTGACGACTACCTGAACGGCCAGCTGATGGTTGACGAATTCATCACTCACCGCCAGCCTCTGTCCAACATCAACGGGGCATTCGAACAAATGAAGGAGGGTGACTGTGTTCGTTGTGTTGTTGACATGTCGTAAAGATATTTACCTTGTGAAAAGTTATGATGAATGAATTAAGACTACCCCGTACGGAATCGAGCTTATATCTACTATAAGAAGAGACACAAGGTCCTCACGGGGACCTTGTACTCGACAATCCACCTTATCGTACTTTCCCCACGTACTTCCCTGTACAGGTGCTCCCTGTACTCGGGGCAATCCACATACTCCGGACCGGAGTCCAGAACTGACTCCGGTTGATATCTGACCGTACCCATGACAAATGAGCAGATAGACAGATACAGATACAGATATGATATGACATCCCCTCATCTCTCACGGACAATGTCCGAATGCCCTACTATACAAACGTATATAAACAGCGTAACTCGGTAAACCAAATctaatcaatcaatcaatcgaACCCCAATCTCACTCCACTACAGCGTTAACTTCAACATGTCAACCCTCACCCTCCCCGAACCCCTCTCCTCAATCCCCCgaacccccctcctcctggGTCCCTCCCCAATCCACCCTCTCCCCCGCATCTCAGCAGACCTAGGCGGCAACGCAACCATCTACGCCAAACGCGACGACCTCAACTCCGCCTACGCCTACGGCGGCAACAAAACCCGCAAACTCGAGTATCTGCTTGCAGACGCCTTGTCGCAATCCGCCGACACCCTGGTGTCCATCGGCGGCGTGCAGAGCAACCACACGAGACAAGTAGCTGCCGTCGCTGCTAGATCTGGGCTGAAGGCCGCGCTTGTGCAGGAGAAGTGGGTTGATTGGGAGGACGGGGGTTATGAATCCGTGGGGAATATCCAGTTGAGTCGGTTGATGGGGGCGGATGTGAGGCTGGAGCGCGAGGAGGGGTTTGGCATTCAGCATAAAGGGACTGTGAAGGGAGTGATCGAGGACATTCAGAAGAACGGGGGGAAGCCGTATTATATCCCCGCCGGGGCGTCGGACCATCCGCTTGGTGGACTTGGGTTTGCGCGGTGGGCGTTTG
This region of Aspergillus chevalieri M1 DNA, chromosome 4, nearly complete sequence genomic DNA includes:
- the FDH1_1 gene encoding bifunctional alcohol dehydrogenase/S-(hydroxymethyl)glutathione dehydrogenase (BUSCO:EOG09262PIH;~COG:Q;~EggNog:ENOG410PVH9;~InterPro:IPR013154,IPR013149,IPR002328,IPR036291, IPR014183,IPR011032;~PFAM:PF00107,PF08240;~go_function: GO:0008270 - zinc ion binding [Evidence IEA];~go_function: GO:0016491 - oxidoreductase activity [Evidence IEA];~go_function: GO:0051903 - S-(hydroxymethyl)glutathione dehydrogenase activity [Evidence IEA];~go_process: GO:0006069 - ethanol oxidation [Evidence IEA];~go_process: GO:0055114 - oxidation-reduction process [Evidence IEA]), whose product is MASTVGQTITCKAAIAWGAGEPLSIEDVEVAPPKAHEVRIQIHHTGVCHTDAYTLSGKDPEGAFPIVLGHEGAGVVESVGEGVTSVKPGDYVVALYTPECRECKFCKSGKTNLCGKIRATQGKGVMPDGTSRFKARGQDILHFMGTSTFSQYTVVADISVVAVTPKISTDRSCLLGCGITTGYGAAVVTAGVEEGSNIAVFGAGCVGLSVIQGAVKNKAGKIIVVDVNDGKEAWARKFGATDFVNPTKLNGKTIQEQLIDMTDGGCDYTFDCTGNVGVMRAALEACHKGWGESIIIGVAAAGQEISTRPFQLVTGRVWKGCAFGGIKGRSQLPGLVDDYLNGQLMVDEFITHRQPLSNINGAFEQMKEGDCVRCVVDMS
- the tim9 gene encoding protein transporter TIM9 (BUSCO:EOG09265L8N;~COG:U;~EggNog:ENOG410PQZ5;~InterPro:IPR004217,IPR035427;~PFAM:PF02953), with protein sequence MDGLNASEQRELASRMERKQLKEFMGMYSKLVQRCFDDCVNDFTTRSLASREEGCVLRCVDKYLKGSARLNERFQEQNAAMMQNAQGGR
- a CDS encoding putative 1-aminocyclopropane-1-carboxylate deaminase (COG:E;~EggNog:ENOG410PI5H;~InterPro:IPR036052,IPR027278,IPR005965,IPR001926;~PFAM:PF00291;~TransMembrane:1 (o198-221i);~go_function: GO:0008660 - 1-aminocyclopropane-1-carboxylate deaminase activity [Evidence IEA];~go_function: GO:0030170 - pyridoxal phosphate binding [Evidence IEA];~go_process: GO:0009310 - amine catabolic process [Evidence IEA]); this translates as MSTLTLPEPLSSIPRTPLLLGPSPIHPLPRISADLGGNATIYAKRDDLNSAYAYGGNKTRKLEYLLADALSQSADTLVSIGGVQSNHTRQVAAVAARSGLKAALVQEKWVDWEDGGYESVGNIQLSRLMGADVRLEREEGFGIQHKGTVKGVIEDIQKNGGKPYYIPAGASDHPLGGLGFARWAFEVRQQEKEMGVEFGTVIVCAVTGSTFAGMIAGFKLIEKLEPELPKKKVIGIDGSATPAQTKEQVLRIARNTAKKIGLGEEDITEEDVILDERYHAGTYGIPDKQTWEAIEYAARMEAFITDPVYEGKSFAGMVDMIRKGEIQGNVLYAHLGGQLALNAYSQLGATK